One window of the Labilibaculum sp. genome contains the following:
- a CDS encoding O-methyltransferase: protein MIEVNKELEDYILQHTETEDLVLKDLSRETHVKMLRPRMLSGHLQGKFLKMTCQMIRPLRILEIGTYTGYSAISMAMGTSDDCIIHTIDCNDELEQFTRKYIKRSGFEDRIQFHIGDALEMIPKLDENFDLIFIDADKRQYIEYFEAVFPKLNKGGFILADDVLWDGKVIEEVENNDQQTQGIINFNQFIQEDPRVENLILPMRHGLMMIRKK, encoded by the coding sequence ATGATAGAAGTTAATAAAGAACTTGAAGATTATATACTGCAGCATACTGAAACAGAAGATTTGGTATTGAAGGATCTTTCCCGTGAAACTCACGTTAAAATGCTTCGCCCAAGAATGTTGTCGGGTCATCTTCAGGGAAAATTCTTAAAGATGACTTGCCAGATGATTCGTCCCCTGCGCATTTTAGAGATTGGAACCTATACAGGATATTCGGCAATAAGCATGGCTATGGGAACCAGTGATGATTGTATCATTCACACCATTGACTGCAACGACGAACTGGAACAATTTACCCGTAAATACATTAAGCGATCGGGATTTGAAGATCGCATTCAATTCCATATTGGAGATGCTCTTGAGATGATTCCAAAATTGGACGAAAATTTCGATCTCATTTTTATTGATGCCGATAAACGACAATACATCGAATATTTTGAGGCTGTATTTCCGAAGCTAAATAAAGGCGGTTTTATTTTGGCCGATGATGTTTTATGGGATGGTAAAGTAATTGAAGAAGTCGAAAACAACGACCAGCAAACTCAGGGGATAATAAATTTCAATCAATTTATTCAGGAAGACCCCAGAGTCGAAAATCTGATTCTTCCCATGCGTCATGGATTAATGATGATTCGAAAAAAATAA
- the selD gene encoding selenide, water dikinase SelD — translation METKKLTQFSPGAGCGCKISPKDLECILKSSTPAIPNPKMLVGNDTKDDAAVYDLGNGQALISTTDFFTPIVDDPYDFGRIAATNAISDIYAMGGKPIMALAILAWPLEKLSTDIAQKVVEGARDVCADAGIQLAGGHSINIGDPVFGLSVNGLVAADRVKKNNTATPNCTLFLTKPLGIGVLTTAEKKKLIAHENNKIVVDLMCTLNKAGIVFGEQTYIKSMTDVTGFGLLGHLGEICEGSNVNAEIDYAAVPKIEGVEELIKQGCTPGGTKRNWASYGHLIGAISEDQKSLLCDPQTSGGLLVAVDDNHINEFVALAKSEGFDLNPIGKMIERTNTDEPYISVK, via the coding sequence ATGGAAACAAAAAAATTAACCCAATTTAGTCCTGGAGCAGGCTGTGGCTGTAAAATATCTCCTAAAGATCTGGAGTGCATTCTAAAAAGCAGTACTCCTGCCATTCCCAATCCAAAGATGTTGGTGGGCAACGATACAAAAGATGACGCAGCAGTTTACGATTTGGGAAATGGACAAGCTTTAATCAGTACCACCGATTTTTTTACTCCAATTGTTGATGATCCTTACGATTTTGGTCGAATTGCAGCAACAAATGCCATCAGTGATATCTACGCTATGGGCGGAAAACCAATTATGGCTTTGGCAATTTTGGCCTGGCCTTTAGAGAAATTATCAACCGATATTGCTCAAAAAGTAGTGGAAGGTGCCCGGGATGTTTGTGCTGATGCTGGAATTCAATTGGCCGGTGGTCATTCCATCAATATAGGCGATCCTGTTTTTGGTCTTTCGGTAAACGGACTTGTTGCTGCCGATCGGGTAAAGAAAAACAACACTGCAACTCCAAACTGCACGCTTTTCCTTACAAAACCATTGGGTATTGGAGTACTAACCACTGCCGAAAAAAAGAAATTAATAGCACACGAAAACAATAAAATTGTTGTTGATTTAATGTGCACTCTAAATAAGGCTGGAATCGTTTTTGGTGAGCAAACCTATATCAAATCGATGACTGATGTTACCGGTTTTGGTTTATTGGGTCATTTGGGTGAAATCTGCGAAGGCAGTAATGTAAATGCTGAAATTGATTATGCTGCCGTTCCTAAAATTGAGGGTGTAGAAGAATTAATTAAACAAGGATGTACTCCTGGCGGAACCAAAAGAAACTGGGCTTCGTACGGACATTTAATTGGAGCGATTAGCGAAGACCAGAAATCACTGCTTTGCGATCCGCAGACAAGCGGTGGCCTTTTGGTAGCAGTAGACGATAATCACATCAACGAGTTTGTTGCTCTGGCCAAAAGCGAAGGCTTTGATCTAAATCCGATTGGGAAAATGATTGAGCGTACAAATACAGATGAACCTTATATCAGCGTTAAATAA
- the yedF gene encoding sulfurtransferase-like selenium metabolism protein YedF codes for MQRNTLIQVTQNGMGTGSEELALKLITNYFKILDADGRTPKIIVFYNAGVKLICENSPALEALQNLSKKGVQLLACKTCLDYFNLSDQIKVGTVGSMPDIITLQADADKVINL; via the coding sequence ATGCAGCGAAATACATTAATTCAGGTTACTCAGAATGGAATGGGAACCGGCAGCGAAGAATTGGCTTTGAAATTAATTACCAACTATTTTAAAATTCTGGATGCTGATGGGCGAACACCCAAAATCATTGTTTTTTACAATGCAGGAGTAAAATTAATCTGTGAAAACTCTCCTGCCTTAGAAGCCTTACAAAATCTCAGCAAAAAAGGAGTACAGCTTCTTGCCTGCAAAACCTGTTTGGATTATTTTAATTTATCTGATCAAATAAAAGTAGGAACCGTTGGAAGTATGCCTGATATTATCACCCTTCAGGCTGATGCCGATAAGGTGATCAATCTATAA
- a CDS encoding histidine phosphatase family protein, whose amino-acid sequence MITIKNSLKSFSIAILAFFLSACSAPCNLQKEKKSFDQISKTKCETFTCVSEVDTMIQNKLKKQGKRMLQIYLIRHAKPNVKKNWFYSADEAMQYVLDYNSVPIIPFDPSLVVVNLNSNHIIYCSSLPRAQETALKIFGDKFPVVSDSIFREFEIRMISASSFLKMPLGIWQAFSRGSWMLGFNHRGIESRKEARLRARQASENLIKVAYDEETAVLVAHGMLNGAIAKELEKKGWKLIQKQGHVNLGATILVKIVDSND is encoded by the coding sequence TTGATAACGATTAAAAATAGTTTAAAATCTTTTTCAATAGCCATTCTGGCATTTTTTCTTTCGGCTTGTTCTGCTCCATGTAATTTGCAGAAGGAGAAAAAATCATTTGATCAGATTTCCAAAACTAAATGTGAGACGTTTACCTGCGTTTCGGAAGTGGATACAATGATTCAAAACAAGCTGAAGAAGCAAGGGAAACGGATGCTTCAAATCTATTTGATTCGTCATGCAAAACCCAATGTGAAAAAGAATTGGTTTTATTCTGCTGATGAGGCCATGCAGTATGTGCTTGATTACAATTCGGTGCCAATTATTCCTTTCGATCCTTCTCTTGTGGTGGTAAACCTAAATTCCAATCATATTATTTATTGCTCCAGTTTACCTCGTGCGCAGGAAACGGCATTAAAAATTTTTGGAGATAAATTTCCGGTCGTTTCTGATTCTATATTTCGGGAATTTGAAATCAGAATGATATCGGCGAGTAGCTTTTTGAAAATGCCATTGGGAATTTGGCAGGCTTTTAGTCGGGGCAGTTGGATGCTGGGTTTTAATCATCGGGGCATCGAGAGCCGTAAAGAAGCAAGACTTCGAGCCAGACAAGCATCTGAAAATTTAATTAAAGTTGCTTATGATGAGGAAACCGCCGTTTTAGTTGCCCATGGCATGCTGAATGGTGCAATTGCCAAAGAATTGGAGAAGAAAGGATGGAAGCTGATTCAAAAGCAAGGGCATGTTAATCTTGGTGCTACCATCCTTGTTAAGATTGTGGATTCAAATGATTAA